One window of Methanomassiliicoccales archaeon genomic DNA carries:
- a CDS encoding phenylacetate--CoA ligase, with protein MRKLPFMSKKDLREGYPNKLMMRDRGDLLRYHASSGTTGKPTIVGYTKNDLENWSESLARAMTSFGLGKKDVIQVSNTYGLFSGGLGFHYATEKLGATVIPASTGNTDRQIDLICDLEVTAMACTPSYLMYLGEVAAKRGIDIKKDTKLRYGLLGGEPWSDRMRDRIYETMGVKGMNCFGASELSGPLFMECAEQNGIHFWRDLALLEIVDVDTGEPVVPGEKGELVVTMLQKEAFPLVRYRIGDITSMYEEDCPCGRAHPRITRIPGRVDDMIIIRGINVFPSQVEHSLMHHPELGNEFQLVVDRKGHLDSMLVRAELKPEAFTDNIIELNALRERISNRLKGVLNVAANVELVQPGTLPRFEGKAKRVVDRREY; from the coding sequence GTGCGCAAGCTGCCCTTCATGAGCAAGAAGGACCTGCGCGAAGGGTATCCAAACAAACTGATGATGCGTGACCGCGGGGACCTGCTGCGATACCACGCCTCCTCCGGGACCACTGGCAAGCCGACCATCGTCGGCTACACCAAGAACGACCTGGAGAACTGGTCGGAATCTTTGGCCAGAGCGATGACCTCCTTCGGCCTGGGGAAGAAGGACGTGATACAGGTCAGCAACACCTATGGTCTCTTCTCCGGAGGGCTGGGGTTCCATTACGCCACAGAAAAGCTCGGGGCCACGGTGATACCGGCGTCCACCGGGAACACCGACCGTCAGATCGACCTGATCTGCGACCTGGAGGTCACGGCCATGGCCTGCACCCCCTCCTACCTCATGTACCTGGGAGAGGTGGCGGCCAAGAGGGGCATCGACATCAAGAAGGACACCAAGCTGCGCTACGGACTACTGGGAGGGGAGCCGTGGAGCGACCGCATGCGCGACCGCATCTACGAGACCATGGGCGTTAAGGGGATGAACTGCTTCGGCGCCAGCGAGCTCTCCGGACCGCTGTTCATGGAGTGCGCCGAGCAGAACGGCATACACTTCTGGAGGGACCTGGCCTTGCTGGAGATAGTCGACGTGGACACCGGAGAGCCGGTGGTCCCGGGGGAGAAGGGCGAGCTGGTGGTGACCATGCTGCAGAAGGAGGCCTTCCCCCTCGTCCGTTACCGCATAGGGGACATAACCTCCATGTACGAGGAGGACTGCCCCTGCGGCCGGGCGCATCCGCGCATAACCAGGATACCGGGCCGTGTGGACGATATGATTATAATTCGCGGCATCAATGTGTTCCCCTCGCAGGTGGAGCACTCGTTGATGCACCATCCAGAGCTGGGGAACGAGTTCCAGCTCGTGGTGGACCGCAAGGGGCACCTGGACAGCATGCTGGTCAGGGCCGAGCTGAAACCAGAGGCCTTCACCGACAACATCATCGAGCTGAACGCCCTGCGCGAGCGCATATCCAACCGGCTGAAGGGAGTGCTCAACGTGGCGGCCAACGTGGAGCTGGTGCAACCGGGCACGCTCCCCCGTTTCGAGGGCAAGGCCAAACGCGTGGTGGACAGGAGGGAATACTGA
- a CDS encoding gamma carbonic anhydrase family protein produces MAQRKVYVDAAAVIIGNVELAEGVSVWPTAVLRGDANHIRVGAGSNVQEGAVLHTSHDFPTEIGEKVTIGHGAVINGAKVGDRCIIGINSTILDGAIIGDECIIGANALVTSMTEVPPRSVVMGLPGKVVRHNDLSIREKAEKSAHSYEELKDRHLMGQFPRKKF; encoded by the coding sequence ATGGCCCAGCGTAAGGTCTATGTGGATGCTGCCGCGGTGATCATCGGGAACGTCGAACTGGCCGAAGGAGTTTCCGTCTGGCCGACCGCTGTTCTGCGCGGTGATGCCAATCATATTCGCGTGGGCGCGGGCAGCAACGTGCAGGAGGGTGCTGTTCTGCATACGAGCCATGACTTTCCCACCGAGATCGGGGAGAAGGTCACCATCGGCCACGGGGCAGTGATCAACGGAGCCAAGGTCGGCGACCGCTGCATCATCGGCATAAACTCCACCATCCTTGACGGGGCGATCATCGGCGACGAGTGCATAATCGGGGCGAACGCCCTGGTCACCAGCATGACCGAGGTCCCGCCGCGTTCGGTGGTCATGGGCCTGCCTGGAAAGGTGGTCCGGCACAACGACCTGAGCATCAGAGAGAAGGCGGAGAAGAGCGCACACAGCTACGAGGAACTGAAGGACCGGCATCTGATGGGTCAGTTCCCTCGAAAGAAGTTCTGA
- a CDS encoding PRC-barrel domain-containing protein — MLEEASELIGMQVYTPSGVFLGNVNNLVIDVENRKVDGLFVSESNPLLVEDSKAVNVPFRWIQGIGDVIILKYFPKRVTARHPAAKPAKE, encoded by the coding sequence ATGTTAGAGGAGGCTTCTGAGCTCATTGGGATGCAGGTGTACACGCCTAGCGGAGTGTTCTTAGGCAACGTGAACAACTTGGTCATCGACGTGGAGAACCGCAAGGTGGATGGGCTTTTCGTAAGCGAATCCAACCCCCTGCTGGTTGAGGACTCCAAGGCGGTCAACGTGCCCTTCCGCTGGATACAGGGAATCGGTGACGTCATCATACTGAAGTACTTCCCCAAGCGGGTGACGGCTCGCCACCCGGCGGCCAAGCCGGCCAAGGAATAA
- the trxA gene encoding thioredoxin, translating to MSDDEIAEIRRRKLEALKNQTNDTGVKKLSGITEVKDSTFEEFIKSAPLVIIDCWAPWCGPCRMLAPIVEQLAEEFQGKIKFGKLNTDENETTPMKFNITAIPTMLVFKNGVQADRIVGAGNKDFMRQKFSKYL from the coding sequence ATGAGCGATGACGAAATTGCAGAGATAAGGAGACGTAAACTTGAAGCGTTGAAGAATCAAACGAACGATACAGGAGTGAAAAAATTGTCCGGAATCACCGAAGTAAAAGACAGCACTTTCGAGGAGTTCATAAAGAGCGCGCCGTTAGTCATAATAGATTGTTGGGCCCCCTGGTGCGGCCCCTGCCGCATGCTCGCCCCCATCGTCGAGCAGTTGGCGGAGGAATTTCAGGGCAAGATCAAGTTCGGCAAGCTGAACACGGACGAGAACGAGACCACTCCCATGAAGTTCAATATCACCGCCATCCCCACCATGCTAGTGTTCAAAAACGGGGTCCAGGCCGACCGCATCGTCGGCGCGGGCAACAAGGACTTCATGAGGCAGAAGTTCTCCAAGTACCTCTGA
- a CDS encoding NAD(P)/FAD-dependent oxidoreductase produces the protein MTDFDVMIIGAGPAGLQAAIHASRKKIKVCVLGKVGGSALDRAEIENYFGVRSMKGKEMLELGARSARKFGAILLEEDLLTIEMMDEGFKVKTESLKELTSKALILASGISRKKLNVEGEKEYHGLGVSYCATCDCNFFKKKTVAVLGDASMAASAALLLREYAAKVYWVAKEFKASPELMERVKGTDIEMVKAWPTKIHGENVVKGMLLDDGRDLVLDGVFIELGAKGVANLAMEVNIFPDENGYIAVDRSCATGTPGVFACGDVTGLPWQLAKAVGEGCVAGLAAASYVKKEKE, from the coding sequence ATGACCGATTTCGATGTTATGATCATAGGCGCCGGACCGGCCGGGCTCCAGGCCGCCATCCACGCTTCCCGGAAGAAGATCAAGGTCTGTGTGCTGGGCAAGGTCGGCGGCAGCGCTTTGGACCGGGCTGAGATCGAGAACTACTTCGGCGTCCGGTCAATGAAGGGCAAGGAGATGCTGGAACTCGGGGCGAGGTCGGCCCGGAAGTTCGGCGCAATTCTTCTGGAGGAGGACCTGCTGACCATCGAGATGATGGACGAGGGGTTCAAAGTAAAGACCGAATCCCTCAAGGAGCTCACGTCCAAGGCCCTTATACTGGCCTCCGGGATATCCCGAAAAAAACTTAATGTGGAGGGAGAGAAGGAGTACCATGGGCTGGGGGTAAGCTACTGCGCCACCTGCGACTGCAACTTCTTCAAGAAGAAGACGGTGGCCGTCCTCGGCGACGCCAGCATGGCAGCCTCTGCCGCCCTGCTCCTGAGAGAGTACGCCGCCAAGGTCTACTGGGTGGCCAAGGAGTTCAAGGCCTCCCCCGAGCTGATGGAGAGGGTCAAGGGCACCGACATCGAGATGGTCAAGGCCTGGCCCACCAAGATACACGGGGAGAATGTGGTCAAAGGGATGCTGCTGGACGACGGACGAGACCTGGTATTGGACGGGGTGTTCATCGAGCTAGGGGCTAAGGGCGTGGCCAACCTGGCCATGGAAGTGAACATCTTCCCGGACGAGAACGGATACATCGCCGTAGATCGTTCCTGCGCCACCGGCACCCCGGGGGTCTTCGCCTGCGGTGACGTCACCGGGCTGCCCTGGCAGCTGGCCAAGGCCGTGGGAGAGGGATGCGTGGCCGGGCTGGCCGCGGCCAGCTACGTGAAGAAGGAAAAGGAGTGA
- a CDS encoding transcriptional regulator has translation MSMIEELMSGILRSEEGFREALRKILDEELKISVPEFCESTGLSTSTIYKILQEQREPNLRTVRAVIKGVRKLDANPGGEFIAVIASRPVLNKIEERLMRVGDRNVRVKEYPASTMEDAIIAAVKAERDGALAMVCAPIIAPTVEQIVRIPVSVVVPKDSMVRAIEIAASKVL, from the coding sequence ATGAGCATGATCGAAGAGCTGATGTCCGGCATACTCCGCAGTGAGGAGGGCTTCCGTGAGGCGCTGCGCAAAATACTGGACGAGGAGCTAAAGATATCAGTACCTGAATTCTGTGAGAGCACCGGGCTCTCCACCAGCACCATCTACAAGATCCTTCAGGAGCAGCGAGAACCGAACCTGCGCACCGTCCGCGCGGTCATCAAGGGCGTGCGGAAGCTGGATGCGAACCCTGGCGGGGAGTTCATCGCTGTCATCGCCTCCCGGCCGGTCCTGAACAAGATCGAGGAGCGGCTAATGAGGGTGGGAGACCGCAACGTCCGGGTGAAGGAGTACCCGGCCAGCACCATGGAGGACGCCATCATCGCCGCGGTCAAGGCGGAGAGGGACGGGGCGTTGGCCATGGTCTGCGCGCCGATCATCGCACCGACCGTTGAACAGATCGTGAGGATACCGGTTTCGGTGGTCGTGCCCAAGGACAGCATGGTGCGGGCCATCGAGATCGCCGCTTCCAAAGTGCTCTGA
- a CDS encoding ABC transporter ATP-binding protein, whose amino-acid sequence MILEIKDLKKAFPQKKGEMVAIADFDLSVKEGEFVCILGPSGCGKTTILRIIAGLETQSSGQILLNGQEISGPGSDRGMVFQEFALFPWRMVRRNVEFGLELKGVPLEERRGRAQKYIDLVGLKGFEDYHPYQLSGGMKQRVGIARALANEPAILLMDEPFGALDAQTRNLMQKELLRIWSETKKTVVFITHSVDEALFLADRIVVMTARPSSIGQIYEITWERPRDRASPEFAALRKQILAQLESMVKIDE is encoded by the coding sequence ATGATACTGGAGATAAAGGACCTCAAGAAGGCCTTCCCCCAGAAGAAAGGGGAAATGGTGGCCATAGCCGACTTCGACCTTTCCGTGAAGGAGGGGGAGTTCGTTTGCATACTCGGCCCCTCCGGTTGTGGCAAGACCACCATCCTGCGCATCATCGCTGGGCTGGAGACACAGAGCTCCGGCCAGATACTGCTCAATGGGCAGGAGATTTCCGGACCGGGTTCCGACCGGGGCATGGTGTTTCAGGAGTTCGCCCTGTTCCCTTGGAGGATGGTGCGCCGCAACGTGGAGTTCGGGTTGGAACTTAAGGGTGTTCCCCTCGAGGAGCGCCGCGGGCGCGCACAGAAGTACATCGATCTGGTGGGGTTGAAGGGCTTCGAGGACTATCATCCCTATCAATTATCGGGGGGCATGAAGCAGAGGGTGGGCATCGCCCGCGCCTTGGCCAACGAGCCGGCGATACTGTTGATGGACGAGCCCTTCGGCGCTTTGGATGCTCAGACGCGCAACCTCATGCAGAAGGAGCTTTTACGCATCTGGAGCGAGACTAAGAAAACGGTGGTGTTCATCACCCATTCCGTGGATGAAGCCCTCTTCCTAGCGGACCGCATCGTGGTGATGACCGCGCGGCCGAGCAGCATCGGGCAGATCTACGAGATAACGTGGGAGAGGCCGCGGGACCGCGCCTCCCCGGAGTTCGCCGCCCTGCGCAAGCAGATCCTGGCCCAGTTGGAGAGCATGGTCAAGATCGACGAATGA
- a CDS encoding ABC transporter permease, with amino-acid sequence MAEGEINRLDKIKELLTKPLIKSSVIVLISLTMFMLTWWGISLWWNQVYLPTPPEVFDALIKSFTHKDPNLGVTMWQNVYASLKRFILGFLLALVVAVPLGLLMGFSKMFNLFAKPVVEVFRPIPPIAWVPFFLAVFLIFWGPVMVIFIGVLFPLISNIYFGVKSVDPILLDAARTQGASRVQMFTKVIFPYTIPFLMTGIRIGMGIGWMCIVAAEMVSVSGGGVGYYIALQVTVGMYDKMFAGIIVIAILGLMTTGIMQYLENAINKRMGVR; translated from the coding sequence ATGGCAGAGGGAGAGATCAACCGTCTGGATAAGATCAAGGAGCTACTAACTAAGCCCCTGATTAAAAGCTCAGTGATCGTCCTCATCTCGCTCACCATGTTCATGCTGACCTGGTGGGGCATATCCCTTTGGTGGAACCAGGTTTATCTGCCTACGCCTCCTGAGGTCTTTGATGCCTTGATAAAGTCGTTCACTCACAAGGACCCCAACCTTGGCGTTACTATGTGGCAGAACGTGTACGCATCGCTGAAGAGATTCATATTAGGATTCTTGTTGGCCCTCGTCGTCGCAGTGCCACTTGGCTTGTTGATGGGTTTCTCTAAAATGTTCAATCTGTTCGCAAAACCAGTGGTCGAGGTGTTCCGACCCATTCCGCCTATCGCCTGGGTGCCTTTCTTCCTGGCCGTGTTCCTCATATTTTGGGGACCAGTAATGGTCATCTTCATTGGTGTTCTGTTTCCTTTGATCTCAAATATCTATTTCGGTGTCAAGAGTGTGGATCCGATACTACTAGATGCTGCGCGCACTCAAGGCGCTTCACGCGTTCAGATGTTCACTAAAGTCATTTTCCCTTATACTATCCCATTTCTAATGACCGGCATCAGGATAGGAATGGGAATTGGCTGGATGTGTATAGTGGCTGCAGAAATGGTCAGCGTCTCTGGTGGCGGAGTCGGATATTATATTGCTTTGCAGGTAACCGTAGGGATGTACGACAAGATGTTTGCCGGTATTATCGTAATCGCCATACTCGGCCTCATGACCACTGGCATCATGCAATACCTTGAGAACGCCATTAACAAGAGGATGGGAGTACGATGA
- a CDS encoding ABC transporter substrate-binding protein, which yields MDKKIAIIAIIVVAIIVVGAVGITMMGGGDNEKTIYWMQVAPVDQKSYITAGTVDGGVSWEPYCSDSILSGTAHALMQTGDLEGWNNHPCCVVTANTEFAEAHPELVARVLAAHIEASEWIISTIENKTSNPTNYTMFLEMGASFSGRNTTVVAASMENINLLYNLTDELKSYLVNFTNEFISLEQTTSAAVTARGYMDVEDFVDTFVNDTYITLAMSGTLTKVNSTVGTVKLGYLNGDLHQYARVVASNVTMWEGTAYEGKSLFTQWGVDIVGTVYANGPAVMTAYDTGIIDMGYLGSPPAIVKYLNVNTDNSDIRIVAQVNTEGSALIVNSDIQSIGDLDGKTIATPGPGSIQHLWLLAFCEEYGFTLKLVGT from the coding sequence ATGGATAAAAAAATCGCGATAATTGCAATCATCGTTGTCGCCATAATCGTGGTGGGGGCTGTTGGCATCACCATGATGGGAGGGGGCGATAATGAGAAGACAATATATTGGATGCAAGTAGCACCAGTAGACCAGAAGAGCTATATTACCGCTGGAACGGTCGATGGTGGGGTGAGCTGGGAACCGTATTGTTCTGATTCCATACTTTCCGGCACCGCCCATGCCTTGATGCAGACCGGCGACCTTGAAGGATGGAACAATCATCCGTGTTGCGTCGTTACAGCGAACACTGAATTTGCCGAAGCCCATCCTGAGCTCGTGGCCAGGGTCCTCGCCGCGCACATCGAGGCAAGCGAGTGGATCATCTCCACTATAGAGAACAAGACCAGCAATCCTACGAACTACACCATGTTCCTGGAGATGGGTGCGTCGTTCAGCGGCAGGAACACTACCGTTGTGGCTGCATCAATGGAGAATATCAATTTGCTCTATAATCTCACGGATGAGTTGAAGAGCTACTTGGTGAATTTCACGAATGAGTTCATTAGCCTGGAGCAGACAACGAGTGCGGCCGTTACCGCCCGTGGGTATATGGATGTTGAGGACTTCGTCGACACTTTCGTCAACGATACCTACATAACCCTTGCAATGTCCGGAACCCTAACCAAGGTGAATTCGACCGTTGGTACCGTGAAGCTTGGATACCTGAACGGAGACCTGCACCAGTACGCGCGCGTGGTGGCATCAAATGTCACCATGTGGGAAGGCACCGCCTATGAGGGCAAGAGCTTGTTCACCCAGTGGGGCGTCGATATCGTCGGAACTGTCTATGCAAACGGTCCAGCCGTCATGACGGCCTATGATACTGGCATCATCGATATGGGATACCTGGGTTCTCCACCAGCCATCGTGAAGTACCTGAACGTCAACACGGACAACAGTGATATCAGGATAGTGGCTCAGGTGAACACGGAGGGGTCTGCGCTGATTGTCAATAGTGACATCCAGAGCATCGGTGACCTTGATGGGAAGACCATCGCCACGCCTGGTCCTGGCTCCATCCAGCACCTGTGGCTGCTAGCCTTCTGTGAGGAATATGGGTTCACCCTGAAGTTGGTTGGCACTTAA
- a CDS encoding helix-turn-helix domain-containing protein: MFELNVVSNTPLTPVEDLRDASLQFLKQIGYISKGYDPKTDVNNIQESIPYRLFTECFLGNLNRVWAVEELAAHLDTTKPTIYRHLNKLKAIDVLEDVSIEINGQKKKGYRIRYGDLGKAWNFTESNVTLAMESYRKTVEHLQRLAKGD, from the coding sequence ATGTTTGAACTGAACGTCGTGAGCAACACTCCGCTGACCCCAGTGGAGGACCTCAGGGACGCCTCCCTGCAATTCCTGAAACAGATCGGATACATATCCAAGGGATACGACCCCAAGACCGACGTCAACAACATCCAAGAGAGCATCCCCTACCGGTTATTCACCGAATGCTTCCTGGGCAACCTGAACCGGGTGTGGGCCGTGGAGGAGCTGGCCGCGCACCTGGACACCACCAAGCCCACGATCTACCGTCACCTTAACAAGCTCAAGGCCATCGACGTGCTGGAGGATGTCTCCATCGAGATCAACGGGCAGAAGAAGAAGGGCTACCGTATCCGCTACGGCGATCTGGGCAAGGCCTGGAACTTCACCGAATCGAACGTGACGCTGGCCATGGAATCGTACCGCAAGACCGTGGAGCACCTGCAACGCCTGGCCAAGGGGGATTGA
- a CDS encoding tRNA uridine(34) 5-carboxymethylaminomethyl modification radical SAM/GNAT enzyme Elp3, with product MDRRQEYHQHLIRLLLSGEIGNKDELQRRKVKFSGEYGLGEVPKNSETLALVPPENLAQVRDILRRKPVRTLSGVAVVAVMTSPAPCPHGKCTYCPGGVDNNSPQSYTGKEPAARRAADNEFDPYRQVRSRIGQLEAIGHHTDKVDLIIMGGTFTSRPAEYQEWFVHRCFEAFNDRESASLEEAHQLNEGAERRVIGMTVETRPDALTLDVARECMRLGTTRVELGVQILDDDILRAVNRGHGVKEVAEATRTARDLGLKVCYHIMPGLPGSSPEKDVASFRQMFDDPRFRPDMIKIYPTLVVKGTKLYESWLRGEYEPYDTAKAVEVIAEMKKLVPEYVRIQRIQRDIPVPLIEAGVDKGHLRELVQERLRSQGQRCQCIRCREVGLLGISEHSPDDLIPRTVGYEASGGREEFISLVLENNALVGYARLRMPPGDTAIIRELKVFGRMARIGDGEGEWQHRGIGHRLLGMAEGSAAQAGYDSVKVTSGVGARGYYASLGYERALPHMRKWLGGK from the coding sequence ATGGACCGCCGCCAGGAATACCACCAGCATCTCATCCGCCTGCTCCTATCGGGCGAGATAGGGAACAAGGATGAGTTGCAGCGGCGCAAGGTCAAGTTCAGCGGAGAGTACGGGTTGGGAGAGGTCCCCAAGAACTCGGAGACCCTGGCCCTGGTCCCCCCGGAGAACCTCGCCCAGGTGAGGGATATACTGCGGCGCAAGCCAGTGAGGACGCTTAGCGGCGTCGCCGTCGTGGCCGTGATGACCTCGCCAGCTCCCTGCCCCCACGGCAAATGCACCTACTGCCCCGGAGGAGTGGACAACAATTCCCCGCAGTCCTACACCGGAAAGGAACCGGCGGCCCGCCGGGCGGCCGACAACGAGTTCGACCCTTACCGTCAGGTACGGTCGCGCATCGGGCAGCTGGAGGCCATAGGCCACCACACCGACAAGGTCGACCTCATCATCATGGGCGGGACCTTCACCTCCCGTCCGGCGGAATATCAGGAATGGTTCGTCCACCGCTGCTTCGAGGCCTTCAACGACCGGGAGTCTGCCAGCCTGGAGGAGGCCCACCAGCTGAACGAGGGCGCCGAGCGCCGGGTGATCGGAATGACCGTAGAGACCCGGCCGGACGCCCTGACCTTGGACGTCGCCAGGGAGTGCATGCGCCTGGGCACCACCCGGGTGGAGCTGGGCGTGCAGATACTGGACGACGACATCCTGAGGGCGGTGAACCGCGGGCATGGGGTGAAGGAGGTGGCCGAGGCCACCCGGACCGCTCGGGACCTGGGGCTCAAGGTCTGCTATCACATCATGCCCGGCCTTCCCGGCTCCAGCCCGGAGAAGGACGTGGCATCGTTCCGGCAGATGTTCGACGACCCCCGCTTCCGGCCGGACATGATCAAGATATACCCCACCCTGGTGGTCAAGGGCACCAAGCTGTACGAGTCCTGGCTGCGGGGGGAGTACGAGCCATACGACACCGCCAAGGCGGTAGAGGTGATTGCCGAGATGAAGAAGCTGGTGCCGGAGTACGTCCGCATCCAGAGAATACAGCGCGACATCCCGGTGCCGCTGATCGAGGCCGGGGTGGACAAGGGACACCTGCGGGAGCTGGTGCAGGAACGGTTGCGTTCGCAGGGCCAGAGATGCCAGTGCATCCGCTGCCGGGAGGTCGGGCTGCTGGGCATAAGTGAGCATTCCCCTGACGACCTCATCCCCCGCACGGTAGGCTACGAGGCCTCCGGGGGGCGGGAGGAGTTCATCTCGTTGGTGCTGGAGAACAACGCCCTGGTCGGGTACGCCCGGCTGCGGATGCCCCCGGGGGACACCGCGATCATCCGGGAGCTGAAGGTCTTCGGCCGTATGGCCAGGATAGGCGACGGGGAGGGGGAGTGGCAGCACCGCGGCATCGGTCACCGGCTTCTTGGCATGGCCGAGGGATCCGCGGCCCAGGCCGGTTACGACAGCGTCAAGGTCACCAGCGGAGTGGGCGCCCGGGGATACTATGCCTCGCTCGGATATGAGAGGGCGTTGCCACACATGAGGAAATGGCTTGGCGGCAAATGA
- a CDS encoding tetratricopeptide repeat protein: MVCTFCGAPSLEGAMVCAACSKRVKEEIYLRDWAMDPRSDLRSLGTRSACLRVGPSSQGEVLLGKGTDPYLLVQRTMQAEDRSHLPTVVDQYLSGMGLGLHLMGDEQLPERPVTKELVSLPQSADFEGERWGRALLRLGNILAISARDVSRLPLGDLGRKEAFAQKAAEALDLYQRAGKVPEVEPIARANIAMLRHWGGEHEAALDELRAVVPASDGARLQLARVLLDLGREDEAADIVAQTDDLEGSIVRLRRGCQ, encoded by the coding sequence ATGGTCTGCACGTTCTGCGGTGCCCCGTCGTTGGAAGGGGCCATGGTCTGCGCTGCATGTTCGAAGAGGGTCAAAGAGGAGATTTATCTGCGGGATTGGGCGATGGACCCCCGTTCGGACCTGCGCTCCCTCGGAACGCGCAGCGCCTGCCTGAGGGTCGGCCCCAGCTCTCAGGGGGAGGTCCTCCTAGGCAAAGGGACTGACCCATACCTGTTGGTGCAGAGGACCATGCAGGCCGAGGACCGCTCGCACCTGCCGACGGTGGTCGACCAATACCTGTCCGGAATGGGCCTGGGACTGCACCTCATGGGCGACGAGCAGCTGCCAGAGCGCCCGGTGACAAAGGAGCTGGTCTCCCTGCCGCAGAGCGCGGACTTCGAAGGGGAGAGATGGGGAAGGGCGCTGCTGCGCCTCGGAAACATACTGGCCATAAGCGCCCGGGACGTCTCCCGGCTTCCCTTGGGGGACCTGGGGCGGAAAGAGGCCTTCGCTCAAAAGGCGGCTGAGGCCCTGGACCTCTACCAGAGGGCAGGAAAGGTACCCGAGGTCGAGCCGATCGCCCGGGCCAACATCGCCATGCTGAGGCACTGGGGCGGAGAGCACGAGGCGGCCTTGGACGAGCTGAGGGCGGTGGTGCCCGCCTCGGACGGGGCAAGATTGCAGCTGGCCCGGGTCCTGCTGGACCTGGGTCGGGAGGATGAGGCCGCGGACATAGTGGCCCAGACGGACGATCTGGAAGGTTCCATAGTCAGGCTCCGGAGGGGATGCCAGTGA